TGaaggtattctttatttttctcagttttgtgcgcttctttttttttttttttttttttttttaaagcaggctgACAAGGAGCTGGACAAAGAACTAAAAATTTGCAGCTAAacctatcattttttaaagcttttactTGTGGAAATTTTCAAGCACAAAGTAGAATAGTGAACTGTTATCTGGGTTAAATAATTATCAGCATTTaccaattttaatattatttgtttttttctgtttttttaaaatttttattttatattggcatataggTGATTAACagtgtgtttcaggtgtacagcaaagtgattcagttatacatgtacatatattcttcaaagtcattttttctgtagtgttttaaagcaaaaattccttttttataaTGCCATATCAAAAATATCAAACTTAAATATAGTAATCATTTGaagcaaaattaataaactgCAGTTAAGACTGTCACAGACCAGGTTTACCAGTAATGATAGTTAACATTTGAATGCATACCATGTGCCAGACTTTAAGTTGCTTACATTTATTAGTtcagtttgttaattttaaaCCTTTGGGTAAGTATCATAATTAACCTTACTTTataaatgtggaaactgaagctGGAAGAGATTAAGCTAATTTGTCCAGTGTTGGACAGCTAGTTAATGGTCAAGCCAGAATTTTGAACCTAGTCAGTTGGAGTAAGAGTCATGGAAtattaattttaggattattAAAGATGTGAATAGCAATAATTTGTTTACAAAAATTTGGAGCCCAAATTCCCTGAGTATGCTAAAATTAAGACGGCTCAAGTATGCTTGGTAGGGTAACCTAAAGAATCTCTTCTGGAGGAGCTTCAACTTGTGTATTTTGTTGAGCCCAGTTGTCTTTGCTCTTTCCCTCACTTGTGTTCCCCAGTTGTCTTTGCTCTTTCCGTCACTTGTGTTCTAGCTGATCATTATGTATTATTCCATAAATGATAAGCTCTGTTAAGATATTTAAGAACTTTATTTAGTTTTGGACCTGCTGcatggcttgagggatctcagttccctgaccagggattgaactgggccacatcagtgaaagcccagaatcctaaccactaggccaccagggaactctctttaagaactttataaaaaaaaaaaataaagcctgacTCATTCTCTTGTGTTCTTCACTGGTTGGTGAATCATTTGGATAAAGGTGCATGAAGCACtttattctctgtctctttttacaGTGTGTTAGTAAGTGATCTTGTTTAGAATAGAGGGAAGATTGATTTGACATATTGAATTATATATGTAGGTTATGGCCACATCAGGCACCTGTCAGGGTATCGGAGAGAGCACAGGAGATCTTGGTCAAATTCTGGATTAACTTTTTACAGTCTGTGACCATGGGCAGCTTAAAAGGGCAAACAAATCTCCTGTTTTTGCCCCCAGATTTGCACTTTTTCCAGATACTTGAGCCTAAAACTTAGAATTTAGGAGCaccattgatttttctttttctttttttttcaattccctGTGCTTCATACCACTAACAGTCTGTGAGCAAGTACGGTTGACTCTTTGTACTTCCAAACCAGATTCTGGAtttgcctcttttctttctttactgctACCACCTTATCCAGGCAACCATTATATTGAACTTCAACCTGCTAGTTTGTCTCCGTGTTCTTTCCAAGTTGTTCATGCTCTACTCAGTAGCCATCTTAAATCATATGGTGTGACTTCCCTGATCAGACTTTCCAGGGCTTTCCCATTACAGTTGGAATAAGATCTAGACACTTTACTCTGGCCTACTTACTAGATGCTATTTGATTTGGTCCTTTCCTGTCTCTCCTGTTTTATATCTCATACCCTCTCCTTGATCACCGCGCCTCAACCTTCTTACTGGTCTTTTTGTCCTGAATTTGCTACGTTTGTGTCCTTTGCCtagaatgcttttcttttcttgggtCTTTGCAATGTTCCTTGTCTTTAGCTTAACtgttacctcctttttttttttttttttttttgggggggtacgcgggcctctcactgtcgtggcctcctgttggggagcacaggctccagatgcgcaggctcagcggccatggctcacgggcccagccgcaccggggcacgaacccatgtccccccgCATCGGccggtggactcccaaccactgcgccaccagggaagcccaactgttaCCTCCTTAAACACGGTTCAAGGACCCACCGTAGTAGTCCTGCTCTTCGCCTCTTGACAcatcacttttttgttttctctcttctcctagcTTGAACATAAGCTCCAAGATAGGAGGGAACTTGATGTCTCACTTAAAGTGTTATATTTCCTACACTAGAATAGTTTTGCCTGGCTTGTGATAGGCACCTTTGTTGTAAATTCATATGCATTCTGAAAGCTTAAATTCATCTGAAAGATGGGGTTAAATATGTAGTTTATAAgattatgaggattaaatcaggTGATTTTATTTAAAGTCACCTAGCACAGTTCTGGGCACATGGTTGGTAGTTAAATTTGCTGTAATTTGTTGATTTCTGTTCCTCTTTAGTTGTTTTTGGGCGGGCAGGGACCTTTTACCGTTATGTCTCCCATAAtatttagcacagtgctttgtacatagatttcattaaaaaaaaaaaagaaatggagcaaAGTACAGTCTTTGTAAtatcttaaatattattaatatattattaaatgtaaAGTATAATCTCATTATATGTTATTAAGTATATTgtgttacattttatatatgatcATTGAGTTCTTGGTATGGATACTTGAGAATATATTTATAGATTGTGAACAAGAATGTATATCTAATCTACTAGTCCAACAGCCTACAGCCCCTCCTTCCTCACTGCTATTTCTAGTGTATATTTCCTTGGAACTTCAGAAAATCACTTGGAGTAAAGAGAGATTTGGCAGTTGGTTCTTCTCTGgatatatagaaattaaaattagccTTTTAGAATTGTTTGGGGGAAGTGTTAGCTAAAATGAGCCTTGTATCACTTCCAGCAGTGAATCAGTAGTATTGGACTTCTAGGTCAGCATGAAGTTTCATAACAACACACCAGTTTAGATGATGAGAGTTTTCCTCTGCCCACTTGGgggatttgatatttttaaaactaaacttgCAAGGACTTTAGaaatctttttgtttctgtatccatgaccttttgtttttgctaatttaaattttggtatatttccctTAATTGCTAAGTTCCTATTCCTCCTTCTTATCTGAAAGCTAGATCTCTTAATCCCCTCAGCTGTAGGGCCATGGGTATTTAGGGGACATTTTCTTGATTTaccagtttaattttaatttcttctactttgtattttcatttttattacatttttcattgGATTGATAACTTGGTAAGATTCACAGATTTTCatattaatgttttttttcattcaagCTGGTTTATGAATTCCTTGAGTATAGGCATGTACAATGTTACATTGTTTAGGTTCTGCTCCCCTAGTGTTTTTTGACTGTTCTTTGCACATAATTGATAATCACTGAATGTTATTCATTAGGCTAAgtttttcagtaaatactgaaACTGCTTAGTAGTCTGTgcagaatttaaatttatttgcataGTAGTGGTAAATTAGGAAGAGCATTGGCTTCCAGTAGATATTTGTTTCATCTGCTGGCTGTTCTTTTATTGGAACATCTGTACATGTATCAAAATGCTTTCAGGCACAAAATTAGAATTACTGTGATGGCTGTTACATGAATTAAAAAACCAGCTTCAAATGAAACCAAACTATATGAAAGGAAGTGACCGGGAGAGAGTAAGATAAATAGCAGAGCACTAAAATAAACTCATATTGTAGTTAAGTTACAAACTATAGCATTATGAATACTAACTATAGATACATGACATGTTTTGATATACCAAGATGGCCACTTATGCCAGCTACTTTGGAATTTTCTGATAGGATGACAGCATAGCTTCTGTTTTCTAAAGCCCAAATTGCTAAAATTAGAATTCAGGTGTTTGAATTAAAGGTGCTTCAGTTTCATAAGGCACTGCTGCATTCTGAttgaaacaaaaaaagttaagttCCTTTAAGCTTTTGtggttaaaaatttatttcctgaatCAGTTTCCCATTGCAGTGTTGAGTGTGATGCCTTGTAAATGGTGGATTTTTAATTTACTGtaattcaaattcattttttttttatctttgctaGGAGTTtgaatttagaatttaatttctCAGAACATTCTCTCCAGGAAGAATTTTACAGTATCTCAAAAGACTTCACTTGACTGCTTGATCCTGCGTAAAACCCAAGGTAAATAATATccttttttctagttttcagttTTGGCTTATTTAATAGAATGTGACTTCTGAACTCATGATTTAGACTGATTAAAAGTGATGTGGTCTGAAGCTCTTGGGGGGTTTTCTGGTGGCTTGTATGAAGTAAGCcagattttaaaagttagttttaaGGAAAAGATTGTCTGTCTCTTCTGCTTCTAGGTTGTGTGCCTGCTTCTACTTCTATAAACACATCTGCTTAAAGACTCAGAACacagaaagttatttaaaaataaaacaagacaaaataactCTGCTTATTTAACTACCTTCCTTTATGCATGCAAGAGGAGTTCTGTAACTTAGCTTTTTTCCCCTTATGTGGGTGTTAAGGTAATTAAAGTTGATTGCTTATTATGTGCTAAGCATTGTATTAAGTATATTACATGTATcaacttgtttaatcctcactacaactCTGAGGAGAGTACTGTCTTTATGTATTTCCTAACTTACTTGGAATTAAGAGTGAGAGAAGACAAAGCTGGTATTTGTCTCTTTGAAGATaggtatgttttgttttgaaataaatatttgacacCCCTTGAATTTGTCATTTATGTGGTTTTTTAGTGAGGAAGTATGCAGACATCATTGTCTCCTCTATAATTCAGCTCATCTTAGTACTTTCAAATACTATTTCATAATACTGAGCAAAGTCTAGGTAGGTCAAATAAGTGCCTTAAACCATTTTGGTGGTAGGAGAAATGGTTTAAATATATGGCAATGGCAGGCTACTAAGAAAGTTTAGTGAGttgatttttatggaaaaaaattacttattttgtaTAAGTTAGTGGAAATTTGGAAATAGTGTAGCAGGAATAAAGTTGGGaggcatatgtatatgtttaattttgtgaaGAGTAGATCTTATAAATCATTTAGTCCTGTTACTGATTTCTCTGAGGTCTGATTATTGTATTAGATACTAGGTAGTGTTTAGAAAAGTTAGAATACTGGTGCCcaagttctctttttcttatagtTCCAAATTATCTCTTTCTTGCAGCAATCTCTTCggtttattcatcttttatcctttttcatcttctcaccAGAAGGCTACAGGGTGAACTAGGCATTGTCATATAAGTCCATTTTTATTCTGCAGTCATGACTATTGAAAGCAGAGCCATGGCTCCAGCTGTTCAGACTTAGTGACCTTTATTCTACTAGGAGACTATCCCTCACCATTCCAAGCAGTATTGTATACATGGAGTGGTCAATTTAGTCCCATTTCAAGGCCATAAAGCACTTATGATGGCAGTCGGGTAggtttattctatattttttagtGTTATGCCacttgtatttacttttttttcaggtTTGTTATCTGTAATACTCtgatgttatttatcttttttacagGAGAGGTAGGCATTTGTATTGGGCATGGAATAACATCTAACATGCTGCTGTAGTCTGATATCATTGCTCTTTCTGGCTTCTGCAGCTGCTGCCTTTTTGGATTGAGGCACATAGGTGGGGCAGTCCATAGAAATCTTCTGTTGTGTCTTCACTATACAGTACCTGTCATGCAGGTGAAAATACAGTTTTAGTTAGGGATAATTGACTTGTCTTAGTACTCATGAATAATGATGAGTAATATCCTTTGAGAAACTTATGTCTTGTAAATTCAATTTGTatctgaaaataagtaaataattgaaACTTCTTCACTTGTATTGTGATTTTAACCTTTTTCGCTCTCTCATTTGACTAGGAGAAAAGAAATGGGTCGCTCCAATTCTAGATCACACTCTTCAAGATCAAAGTCTAGATCACAGTCTAGTTCACGATCAAGATCAAGATCACACTCAAGAAAGAAGAGATACAGGTGAATTACTGTGCTCTTAATTccttaaataatgataataatcataTCAGCTAATACTTATGAAGTACTTACACAGAGCGCTACATTCATTAACATGTTTTATTCTCAAAGAACCTTGTGAATGGATCTATTGTTATCCTTTTTTAGAGTTAGttcactgggggtcttggaatgtattTCCTGCAGATAAGCGGGAACTGCTATAATGTTGAGAGATGAATGGGATAATGTAAGAATTATTTGGCAGTAAGCAGTCTTTGCATACTGATACATAGTTTCTCATTTCTGACTCTGAGGTCTCAATaggtttattgtttaaaaatgataaactctggttgtctttttttaagtAGTAATACATACTTAACATAGAAAATAGAGACCACAAGTTGAAAATAGAAGTGACCATAATTTCATTACGAATTAATACTTGTTTATGATTTtcctgtactatttttctaggccTAACTTTTTATTATGCATGCATTTAGCCAATGGTATTTCACTGGTGAATATTCTTCCAtggcatattttcttttaacactgTCACTTTAAGTGCCTCCATAAAGGTACTGTAATTTGTTAGTGTGTCCTATTGTTGGTCgtcaatattttcccattttctgtgCCTTCATTCCTAAGTCctttattttctcaatatttacCTTAGAATTGAGATTTTCTTCATTGAAAACAgtaaacttttatataaatgagggctttttaaaaaaaatacatttttggctTTGATACTTTATTTACATGTTATTCAACCAGAAGTATTTTGGATTGTAGGAtgtaatagtttatttttcttgcattgatatttatttcatttttagttctaGGTCTCGTTCCAGGACATATTCAAGATCTCGTAGTAGAGATCGCATGTATTCTAGAGATTATCGCCGAGATTACAGAAATAATAGAGGAATGAGACGACCTTATGGGTACAGAGGAAGGGGTAGAGGGTATTATCAAGGAGGAGGAGGTAGATATCATCGAGGTGGATATAGACCTGTTTGGAATAGAAGACACTCCAGGAGTCCTAGACGAGGTCGTTCACGTTCCAGGAGTCCAAAAAGAAGATCCGTTTCTTCTCAAAGATCCCGAAGCAGATCTCGCCGATCATATAGATCATCTAGGTCTCCAAGATCATCCTCTTCTCGTTCTTCGTCCCCGTATAGCAAGTCTCCTGTCTCTAAAAGACGAGGGTctcaggaaaaacaaaccaaaaaagctgAAGGGGAGCCCCAAGAAGAGAGTCCTTTGAAAAACAAATCGCAGGAGGAACCGAAAGATACATTTGAACATGACCCATCTGAATCTATTGATGAGTTTAATAAATCATCAGCTACATCTGGTGATATTTGGCCTGGCCTTTCAGCGTATGATAATAGTCCCAGATCACCCCATAGTCCTTCACCAATTGCTACACCACCTAGTCAGAGTTCATCTTGCTCTGATGCCCCCATGCTCAGTACAGTACACTCTGCAAAAAACACCCCCTCTCAGCATTCACATTCCATTCAGCATAGTCCTGAAAGGTCTGGGTCTGGTTCTGTTGGAAATGGATCTAGTAGATACAGTCCTTCTCAGAATAGTCCAATTCATCACATCCCTTCACGAAGAAGCCCTGCAAAGACAATCACACCACAGAATGCTCCAAGAGATGAGGCTAGGGGACGTTCCTCATTTTATCCTGATGGTGGAGATCAGGAAACTGCAAAGACaggaaaattcttaaaaaggtaagAACTAAGAGAATTTAGATTATAATAATACTTCtgttctttgaattctttttggATTTTAAGACTAAAAATTGCATTGTGATGTGTATTTAGCTATTTTTACtcatgatttccttctttataagaTAATTCCAAGTTGTTCTTATTTATATCTTGTTAACTTTGGAAGTGAAGTGttctaataaatgtttatgaagcTAATTCATATTCctccttttcattttatccatttttagtCAGTCCAGAATTGAGAGTATAAATGAGAAATTGAGTAGCATAAAGCATAACTAATGGATAACATGTTGTAAAAACAGATTAATTTTATAAGTGTTAGCTTATTTTGTTCTCTTCACCATTATAATGTGACCTACATAAATAATGCAGTTATATTACATGTTCTTGTGTGGTATTATAAACGGTCCAGCTGCCAGTTTTTAACGAATCTGCCTGACTgtagaaaagataataaatggtATTTCTTACTCAAGTAAACCTTTCAAAGAGATACTTGGTTTGAATTCTAATTTCAAACATTGCTAAAGGTTACTGAAAAGCTTAATGAAAATGGGTTGCTAAGGTAGTGTGATTGACTTACAGATGAGGGAATACTGCAAGCATGCTATTTATGGTTTAGTGCTATacaatctaaaattaattttcttattgaaCTGATACATAGTTTCCACTTAATATTGCCAGAAATCATTTTCTACTGCAAAGTATATATGAACTATTTTGTGATCTGGATAGACTATTAAATATCTAATGTTAATTACCTTGAAGTCCACTTTTTAAACTCTTATTTATATTAGATAAGTGAAATAGTCTGAGATTTTGAGTATAATCATAAGTAGAATTTTAATAGATAAGTATATTGTTCATTAGTGGTTCTTAGCCTCAGAAATTAAGCTGTGTTGTATGTTCTAGAATCTCTGTGGAAATTTGGATTTGTTAGTGCAGAATTGTGGATTATAAATAGAACAGGTTTTTGAGAatggctttacttttttttaactttaggaagcctaatatgtaaatttatttaaaaactcagtACATAAGCTGTATGGAtgcttttaatgctttttaaaagtggaatctgaaaaaagcaCTTTTCAGTAGGGTTTTTCCTCTTATTACTGGTCCTGTGATATTGGGAAGCACAATTAAGTATGCAAGTGATCTGCAATGAATGCAATCCAGAGTTACCATCCTCTTCTTTGCTTATTCACAGGTTCACAGATGAAGAGTCTAGAGTATTCCTGCTTGATAGGGGTAATACCAGGGATAAAGAGGCTCCAAAGGAGAAAGGATCAGAGAAAGGGAGGGCAGAGGGAGAATGGGAAGATCAGGAAGCTCTAGATTACTTCAGTGATAAAGAGTCtggaaaacaaaagtttaatgaTTCAGAAGGGGATGacacagaggagacagaggaTTATAGACAGTTCAGGAAGTCAGTTCTTGCAGATCAGGGTAAAAATTTTGCTACTACATCTCACCGGAATACTGAGGAGGAAGGACCCAAGTACAAGTCCAAAGTTTCATTGAAAGGCAATAGAGAAAGTGATggatttagagaagaaaaaaattataaacttaaaGAGACTGGATATGTAGTGGAAAGGCCTAGCACTACAAAAGATAAGCACAAGGAAGACGACAAAAATTCTGAGAGAATAACAGTAAAGAAAGAAACTCAGTCACCTGAGCAGGTAAAGTCTGAAA
The genomic region above belongs to Physeter macrocephalus isolate SW-GA chromosome 10, ASM283717v5, whole genome shotgun sequence and contains:
- the BCLAF1 gene encoding bcl-2-associated transcription factor 1 isoform X1 gives rise to the protein MGRSNSRSHSSRSKSRSQSSSRSRSRSHSRKKRYSSRSRSRTYSRSRSRDRMYSRDYRRDYRNNRGMRRPYGYRGRGRGYYQGGGGRYHRGGYRPVWNRRHSRSPRRGRSRSRSPKRRSVSSQRSRSRSRRSYRSSRSPRSSSSRSSSPYSKSPVSKRRGSQEKQTKKAEGEPQEESPLKNKSQEEPKDTFEHDPSESIDEFNKSSATSGDIWPGLSAYDNSPRSPHSPSPIATPPSQSSSCSDAPMLSTVHSAKNTPSQHSHSIQHSPERSGSGSVGNGSSRYSPSQNSPIHHIPSRRSPAKTITPQNAPRDEARGRSSFYPDGGDQETAKTGKFLKRFTDEESRVFLLDRGNTRDKEAPKEKGSEKGRAEGEWEDQEALDYFSDKESGKQKFNDSEGDDTEETEDYRQFRKSVLADQGKNFATTSHRNTEEEGPKYKSKVSLKGNRESDGFREEKNYKLKETGYVVERPSTTKDKHKEDDKNSERITVKKETQSPEQVKSEKLKDLFDYSPPLHKNLDAREKSTFREESPLRIKMIASDSHRPEVKLKMAPVPLDDSNRPASLTKDRLLASTLVHSVKKEQEFRSIFDHIKLPQASKSTSESFIQHIVSLVHHVKEQYFKSAAVTLNERFTSYQKATEEHSARQKSPEIHRRIDISPSALRKHTRLAGEERVFKEENQKGDKKLRCDSADLRHDIDRRRKERSKERGDSKGSRESSGSRKQEKTPKDYKEYKSYKDDSKHKSREQDHSRSSSSSASPSSPSSREEKESKKEREEEFKTHHELKEYSGFGGVSRPRGTFFRIRGRGRARGVFAGTNTGPNNSNTTFQKRPKEEEWDPEYTPKSKKYFLHDDRDDGVDYWAKRGRGRGTFQRGRGRFNFKKSGSSPKWTHDKYQGDGIVEDEEETMENNEEKKDRRKEEKE
- the BCLAF1 gene encoding bcl-2-associated transcription factor 1 isoform X2, whose protein sequence is MGRSNSRSHSSRSKSRSQSSSRSRSRSHSRKKRYSSRSRSRTYSRSRSRDRMYSRDYRRDYRNNRGMRRPYGYRGRGRGYYQGGGGRYHRGGYRPVWNRRHSRSPRRGRSRSRSPKRRSVSSQRSRSRSRRSYRSSRSPRSSSSRSSSPYSKSPVSKRRGSQEKQTKKAEGEPQEESPLKNKSQEEPKDTFEHDPSESIDEFNKSSATSGDIWPGLSAYDNSPRSPHSPSPIATPPSQSSSCSDAPMLSTVHSAKNTPSQHSHSIQHSPERSGSGSVGNGSSRYSPSQNSPIHHIPSRRSPAKTITPQNAPRDEARGRSSFYPDGGDQETAKTGKFLKRFTDEESRVFLLDRGNTRDKEAPKEKGSEKGRAEGEWEDQEALDYFSDKESGKQKFNDSEGDDTEETEDYRQFRKSVLADQGKNFATTSHRNTEEEGPKYKSKVSLKGNRESDGFREEKNYKLKETGYVVERPSTTKDKHKEDDKNSERITVKKETQSPEQVKSEKLKDLFDYSPPLHKNLDAREKSTFREESPLRIKMIASDSHRPEVKLKMAPVPLDDSNRPASLTKDRLLASTLVHSVKKEQEFRSIFDHIKLPQASKSTSESFIQHIVSLVHHVKEQYFKSAAVTLNERFTSYQKATEEHSARQKSPEIHRRIDISPSALRKHTRLAGEERVFKEENQKGDKKLRCDSADLRHDIDRRRKERSKERGDSKGSRESSGSRKQEKTPKDYKEYKSYKDDSKHKSREQDHSRSSSSSASPSSPSSREEKESKKEREEEFKTHHELKEYSGFGGVSRPRGTFHDDRDDGVDYWAKRGRGRGTFQRGRGRFNFKKSGSSPKWTHDKYQGDGIVEDEEETMENNEEKKDRRKEEKE